The nucleotide sequence TTTGATACAAGAGTAGGTGATTCAGCCTCTCGTGATAGTGTAAATACAGGGTATTCTCCTCCTTATGTTGGATCAAGTGTAGATACAGAAGAAACAATAGAAGAGATTAATGAAGAAATAAGAAAAGCAAGAGAAGAAAGAAAAAAGGGGAACAATTAAGTCCCCCG is from Clostridiales bacterium and encodes:
- a CDS encoding type II toxin-antitoxin system RelB/DinJ family antitoxin encodes the protein MAILQVRVDDELKNQANAIYNELGLDISTAIRMFLKRTVVVGGLPFDTRVGDSASRDSVNTGYSPPYVGSSVDTEETIEEINEEIRKAREERKKGNN